In a genomic window of Deinococcus aquiradiocola:
- a CDS encoding EamA family transporter yields MPSPPAAAPRARPAALPPIPALLLAAVSIQGGAALAKSIFPLLGPPAVTGLRVTFAAVILGLIWRVDLRRVTGHAWRTLLPYGVSLGLMNLSYYLALERIPLGLTVTLEFVGPLAVAVLSSRRASDFAWVALAALGLLLIVPWPGQVSALDPVGIVLALVAGACWGVYIWAGQRVAQVFAGPQGVALGMGIAALTTLPFAAVMGAQHGAWSHLTPAALVTALGVAVLSSALPYSLEMGALRALPARVFGVLMSLEPAVAGLIGMVFLGEHLKVLQWLAIACVIAASVGVTLNAGRRAPPPVDV; encoded by the coding sequence GTGCCGAGTCCGCCTGCTGCCGCCCCCCGCGCCCGCCCTGCTGCCCTGCCGCCCATCCCGGCGCTGCTGCTCGCCGCCGTGAGCATTCAGGGCGGCGCGGCGCTCGCCAAGAGCATCTTTCCGCTGCTCGGCCCGCCCGCCGTGACGGGGCTGCGCGTGACGTTCGCGGCAGTGATTCTCGGCCTGATCTGGCGGGTGGACCTGCGGCGCGTGACCGGGCACGCGTGGCGGACGCTGCTGCCGTACGGGGTGTCGCTCGGCCTGATGAACCTCTCGTACTACCTGGCGCTGGAACGCATTCCGCTGGGCCTGACGGTCACGCTGGAGTTCGTGGGGCCGCTCGCGGTGGCGGTGCTGTCGTCGCGCCGCGCGTCGGATTTCGCGTGGGTGGCGCTCGCCGCGCTGGGCCTGCTGCTCATCGTGCCGTGGCCGGGGCAGGTGAGCGCGCTCGATCCCGTCGGGATCGTGCTGGCGCTCGTGGCGGGCGCGTGCTGGGGCGTGTACATCTGGGCGGGACAGCGGGTCGCGCAGGTGTTCGCCGGGCCGCAGGGCGTGGCGCTCGGCATGGGCATCGCGGCCCTGACGACCCTGCCGTTCGCGGCGGTGATGGGCGCGCAGCACGGCGCGTGGTCGCACCTGACGCCCGCCGCGCTCGTCACGGCGCTGGGCGTGGCCGTCCTCAGCAGCGCCCTGCCGTACTCGCTGGAGATGGGGGCGCTGCGCGCGCTGCCCGCCCGCGTGTTCGGCGTCCTGATGAGCCTGGAGCCTGCCGTGGCGGGGTTGATCGGCATGGTGTTCCTGGGTGAGCACCTCAAGGTCCTGCAGTGGCTCGCCATCGCGTGCGTGATCGCCGCGTCGGTCGGCGTGACCCTGAACGCGGGCCGTCGCGCGCCGCCCCCGGTGGACGTGTGA
- a CDS encoding DUF1622 domain-containing protein gives MNVSGAALDVVKTATGWLATGVEAAAAIVIALAVLRALWGAGTLLLRPDGVSDNASEGVRLRLARWLAVALEFALAADILRTAVAPSWDEIGKLAAIAALRTLLNYFLQREIDSEARRDHGGSPPS, from the coding sequence GTGAACGTGAGCGGCGCGGCGCTCGACGTGGTCAAGACGGCGACCGGCTGGCTCGCGACGGGCGTGGAGGCGGCGGCGGCCATCGTGATCGCGCTGGCGGTCCTGCGGGCCCTGTGGGGCGCGGGAACGCTGCTGCTACGGCCGGACGGCGTGTCCGACAACGCGAGCGAGGGCGTGCGCCTGCGCCTCGCGCGCTGGCTGGCAGTGGCGCTGGAGTTCGCGCTGGCGGCCGACATCCTGCGGACGGCCGTCGCGCCCAGCTGGGACGAGATCGGGAAGCTGGCGGCCATCGCGGCCCTGCGGACGCTGCTGAACTACTTCCTGCAGCGCGAGATCGACAGTGAGGCCCGCCGGGACCATGGCGGCAGCCCGCCATCCTGA
- a CDS encoding RrF2 family transcriptional regulator, giving the protein MWISTKAQYGLRALVDIARQPGEVVPLKDVSARQGISQAYLEQIASNLRRSGFIRSVRGASGGYRLARIPEDINAYDVVVALEGSIAPVECVEHDHSCDRSGLCSTEGLWRRVDSALRQVLGASTLADLIREEEALHGPRLVQLEDAPPSPLHGGIVAPS; this is encoded by the coding sequence ATGTGGATTTCGACCAAGGCCCAGTACGGTCTGCGCGCGCTGGTGGACATCGCCCGGCAACCCGGCGAGGTCGTGCCGCTCAAGGACGTCTCGGCGCGTCAGGGCATCTCTCAGGCGTACCTGGAGCAGATCGCCAGCAACCTGCGCCGCAGCGGGTTCATCAGGAGCGTGCGCGGCGCGAGCGGCGGGTACCGCCTCGCCCGCATTCCGGAAGACATCAACGCCTACGACGTGGTGGTGGCGCTGGAGGGCAGCATCGCGCCGGTGGAGTGCGTGGAGCACGACCACAGCTGCGACCGCAGCGGCCTGTGCTCTACCGAGGGCCTCTGGCGGCGCGTGGACAGCGCGCTGCGGCAGGTGCTGGGCGCGTCCACCCTGGCGGACCTGATCCGCGAGGAGGAGGCGCTGCACGGCCCGCGCCTCGTGCAGCTGGAGGACGCGCCGCCCAGCCCGCTGCACGGCGGCATCGTCGCGCCCAGCTGA
- a CDS encoding DsbA family protein, translating into MFRASVLTACLLATAASAQIVQPLSSTLRLPALSDFAAKGSTLTAKDGTTVTLGTRGSAPGTVYVESAAVTVPSGSTTRAGELLSALTGEDLTAPVVQYLAQPGVQAQLMRGVTANADPFDVAFSLSGKALVMKVTLQQVSGFAPVPAGRVLGDPAAPYVIRMYSDFQCPYCQQAELEAVPDVVKMLGRDVRFEFHHLPLVSLHPNARAAAEASVCAERQGKFFAFKDALFRRNDWQRTANPSAVFQQVAQASGVNVATYRSCVADRLGQAAVDDGIAEATRLGVNGTPTVFIGAYRVPNPYDASSYRALLDFVRAK; encoded by the coding sequence ATGTTCCGTGCCTCCGTCCTGACCGCCTGCCTGCTCGCGACTGCCGCTTCCGCGCAGATCGTGCAGCCGCTCTCCAGCACCCTGCGCCTCCCGGCCCTGAGTGATTTTGCGGCGAAGGGCAGCACCCTGACCGCGAAGGACGGCACGACCGTCACGCTCGGCACGCGCGGCTCGGCGCCCGGCACCGTGTACGTGGAGAGTGCCGCCGTGACCGTCCCGTCCGGCAGCACCACCCGTGCGGGCGAGCTGCTGAGCGCCCTGACCGGCGAGGACCTGACCGCGCCCGTCGTGCAGTACCTCGCGCAGCCGGGCGTGCAGGCGCAGCTGATGCGGGGCGTCACCGCGAACGCCGATCCGTTCGACGTGGCATTCTCGCTGAGCGGGAAGGCGCTCGTCATGAAGGTCACGCTGCAGCAGGTGTCGGGCTTCGCGCCGGTCCCGGCGGGCCGCGTGCTGGGCGACCCGGCCGCGCCGTACGTGATCCGCATGTACTCGGACTTCCAGTGCCCGTACTGCCAGCAGGCGGAACTGGAGGCCGTGCCGGACGTCGTGAAGATGCTCGGCCGGGACGTGCGTTTCGAGTTTCATCACCTGCCGCTCGTGAGCCTGCACCCGAACGCCCGCGCGGCCGCCGAGGCGAGCGTCTGCGCGGAACGGCAGGGGAAGTTCTTCGCGTTCAAGGACGCCCTGTTCCGCCGCAACGACTGGCAGCGGACCGCGAACCCGTCCGCCGTGTTTCAGCAGGTGGCGCAGGCGAGCGGCGTGAACGTCGCCACATACCGCAGCTGCGTCGCGGACCGGCTGGGGCAGGCGGCCGTGGACGACGGCATCGCCGAGGCGACCCGGCTGGGCGTGAACGGCACGCCGACCGTGTTCATCGGCGCGTACCGCGTGCCGAACCCCTACGACGCCAGCAGTTACCGCGCGCTGCTGGACTTCGTGCGCGCGAAGTGA
- a CDS encoding Rqc2 family fibronectin-binding protein, translating to MEGLMLAHTLAEVQALLPVRTLGWAFPDETTAALLLEGAGNLVFNYRPPQPVIYLSRERIRGDAHNPFQRLLVARVRGDLLLAEQLKLDRVAQFAFSGERGFVDVPPARLLFELTGRNGNLLVLEGLPEGELSWEGRIVAAGREITGSRNRFRTVRSGGQYTPPPPYDKLDPRRMTPADAAALQHLPVGKWRERIDGLGLTLGAELVARAGLPAGTAPEGAWEQVWTALQSLVSDPSVQEGTLHEGAREASRQEKAAQLRKTLREPLEKRLSLLRNQIADVDRAVEGIGTAAQERTEADLLMAYQHQVPAGASSVQLPAFDGSGDVPVSLEPQLSAVQNAEKRYTRARRREDVYERLAEREPVLRAEYAEVQRDRSALEDAPLERLEALAKGLEVGRTDRSPFGAKYTSPGGFEVLVGRNNKENTTLTHRVGRSTDHWFHVQGFPGSHVLVRSGGRDLQLPDILFAAQLAAYHSKARQSGNVAVDYTRIKQVWRPKGGTGGQVHYTGQKTVYVDPELPDT from the coding sequence ATGGAAGGTTTGATGCTGGCCCACACGCTCGCGGAGGTCCAGGCGCTGCTGCCGGTCCGGACGCTGGGCTGGGCGTTCCCGGACGAGACGACGGCAGCGCTGCTGCTGGAGGGCGCGGGGAACCTCGTGTTCAATTACCGGCCGCCGCAGCCGGTCATCTACCTCAGCCGGGAACGCATCCGGGGGGACGCGCACAACCCGTTCCAGCGGCTGCTGGTGGCGCGCGTGCGGGGCGACCTGCTGCTCGCGGAGCAGCTGAAACTCGACCGGGTGGCGCAGTTCGCGTTCTCGGGCGAGCGGGGCTTCGTGGACGTGCCGCCCGCGCGGCTGCTGTTCGAACTGACGGGCCGCAACGGGAACCTGCTGGTGCTGGAGGGCCTGCCGGAAGGTGAGCTGAGCTGGGAGGGGCGCATCGTGGCGGCCGGACGGGAGATCACCGGGAGCCGCAACCGCTTCCGGACGGTGCGGAGCGGCGGGCAGTACACGCCGCCCCCGCCGTACGACAAGCTCGACCCGCGCCGCATGACGCCCGCCGACGCGGCCGCCCTGCAGCACCTCCCGGTCGGGAAGTGGCGCGAACGGATCGACGGGCTGGGCCTGACGCTCGGCGCGGAACTCGTGGCACGTGCCGGGCTGCCCGCCGGGACCGCGCCGGAGGGCGCGTGGGAGCAGGTGTGGACGGCCCTGCAGTCCCTGGTGAGCGACCCGAGCGTGCAGGAAGGCACGCTGCACGAGGGGGCGCGCGAGGCGAGCCGTCAGGAGAAGGCGGCGCAGCTGCGCAAGACGCTGCGCGAACCGCTCGAGAAACGCCTGTCGCTGCTGCGCAACCAGATCGCGGACGTGGACCGCGCCGTGGAAGGCATCGGGACGGCCGCGCAGGAACGCACGGAGGCGGACCTGCTGATGGCGTACCAGCATCAGGTTCCGGCGGGCGCGAGCAGCGTGCAGCTGCCCGCCTTCGACGGGTCCGGCGACGTGCCCGTGAGCCTGGAGCCACAGCTGAGCGCCGTGCAGAACGCCGAGAAGCGCTACACGCGCGCCCGCCGCCGCGAGGACGTGTACGAACGCCTCGCGGAGCGCGAACCCGTCCTGCGCGCCGAGTACGCCGAGGTGCAGCGTGACCGCTCGGCCCTGGAGGACGCGCCGCTCGAACGCCTGGAAGCGCTCGCGAAGGGCCTGGAGGTGGGCCGCACGGACCGCAGTCCCTTCGGCGCGAAGTACACGTCGCCGGGCGGCTTCGAGGTGCTGGTGGGCCGCAACAACAAGGAGAACACCACGCTCACGCACCGGGTGGGGCGCAGCACGGACCACTGGTTCCACGTGCAGGGCTTCCCCGGCTCGCACGTCCTCGTGCGGAGCGGCGGTCGGGACCTGCAGCTGCCGGACATCCTGTTCGCCGCACAGCTCGCCGCGTACCACAGCAAGGCCCGGCAGTCCGGGAACGTCGCCGTGGACTACACGCGCATCAAGCAGGTGTGGCGGCCCAAGGGCGGCACGGGCGGACAGGTGCACTACACCGGGCAGAAGACCGTGTACGTGGACCCGGAACTGCCGGACACCTGA
- a CDS encoding adenylate kinase, producing MPHADPSTPPTASELPRRIVVTGTTGSGKTTLARAAAARLGVPHAEQDAWNHLPDWREAPLAEFRAQVDRFTSAPAWVMDGNYSKAQDLGWGRADTLVWLDYPAPLVFWRLLRRTVRRGVTREELWNGNRERLGVNLVSRDGILAWFFRTFWKRRRETPAKLAAFPHLHVLRFRNPRDARRWLASLPVRPE from the coding sequence ATGCCTCACGCGGACCCTTCCACACCCCCCACCGCAAGCGAGCTGCCGCGCCGGATCGTGGTGACAGGCACGACCGGCAGCGGCAAGACCACCCTGGCGCGCGCGGCGGCCGCGCGGCTCGGCGTGCCGCACGCAGAGCAGGACGCCTGGAATCACCTGCCGGACTGGCGTGAAGCGCCGCTCGCGGAGTTCCGGGCGCAGGTGGACCGCTTCACGTCCGCGCCCGCGTGGGTGATGGACGGCAACTACAGCAAGGCGCAGGACCTCGGGTGGGGCCGCGCGGACACGCTGGTGTGGCTGGACTACCCGGCCCCGCTGGTGTTCTGGCGGCTGCTGCGGCGCACGGTGCGGCGCGGCGTGACACGCGAGGAACTTTGGAACGGGAACCGGGAACGGCTGGGCGTGAACCTCGTGTCGCGCGACGGGATTCTGGCGTGGTTCTTCCGGACCTTCTGGAAGCGCCGGCGCGAGACGCCCGCGAAGCTGGCCGCGTTCCCGCACCTGCACGTCCTGCGCTTCCGGAACCCGCGTGACGCGCGGCGCTGGCTGGCGTCCCTGCCCGTCCGGCCGGAGTGA
- the metG gene encoding methionine--tRNA ligase: MTHTNEPFYITTAIDYANGVPHIGHVFEKILTDTLARYHRLAGYATYFQTGTDEHGEKIAKAAAKAGQTPQRFVDDLSQTAFKGLWDRLEISYDDFVRTTEVRHKKYVQDVLSRVHESGDIYYAEYEGLYSVGAERYVTEKELVNGIYPGDNAPPELRREANYFFRMEKYQAWLLEHLQANPDFIQPSGYRNEVLEMLREPIGDLSISRPKSRVPWGIELPWDSDHVTYVWFDALLNYLSGPASKGQPDLFRHAWHVIGKDILKPHAIFWPTMLKAAGLPLYERLVVHAHIMAEDGRKMGKSLGNAIDPVELLNTYGADAVRYTLLRETNLGADSPYGEGILVARLNADLANDLGNLLSRTLSMVQKYRAGVLPAPGPLGERERGIEAAARALPDRVLDLARSLKVNMALEAAMEFVRDLNRYIAESRPWDLAKSSDTAAQLDTVLYTAVEGLRVASVLLEAAIPSKAAALREQLGLNGQNYRLEAAWGLIPAGTVVKPGPVLFPKPEPKETPTMTPNTTDTASPARPAAAPAAEASAPAAPDATPAPAPTTPEISIDDFARIDLRVALVLAAEAVEKADKLLKLTVQLGDEERTVVSGIRKWFAPEDLVGRRVVLVANLKPVKLRGIMSHGMILAAEDEHGNLDLIGPNLDLPSGTKVR, from the coding sequence ATGACCCACACGAACGAACCCTTCTACATCACGACCGCCATCGATTACGCGAACGGCGTGCCGCACATCGGGCACGTCTTCGAGAAGATCCTGACCGACACGCTCGCCCGCTACCACCGCCTCGCCGGGTACGCCACGTACTTCCAGACCGGCACCGACGAGCACGGCGAGAAGATCGCCAAGGCCGCCGCCAAGGCCGGACAGACCCCGCAACGCTTCGTGGACGACCTCAGCCAGACGGCCTTCAAGGGCCTCTGGGACCGCCTGGAGATCAGCTACGACGACTTCGTGCGCACCACCGAGGTCCGCCACAAGAAGTACGTGCAGGACGTCCTGAGCCGCGTGCACGAGAGCGGCGACATCTACTACGCCGAGTACGAGGGCCTGTACAGCGTCGGCGCGGAACGCTACGTCACCGAGAAGGAACTCGTGAACGGCATCTACCCCGGCGACAACGCCCCGCCCGAACTGCGGCGCGAAGCGAACTACTTCTTCCGCATGGAGAAGTACCAGGCGTGGCTGCTGGAGCACCTGCAGGCCAACCCGGACTTCATCCAGCCGAGCGGGTACCGCAACGAGGTGCTGGAAATGCTGCGCGAACCCATCGGGGACCTCAGCATCAGCCGCCCCAAGAGCCGCGTCCCGTGGGGCATCGAACTGCCGTGGGACAGTGACCACGTCACGTACGTGTGGTTCGACGCGCTCCTGAACTACCTGTCCGGCCCGGCCAGCAAGGGCCAGCCGGACCTGTTCCGGCACGCGTGGCACGTCATCGGCAAGGACATCCTCAAGCCGCACGCGATCTTCTGGCCCACCATGCTGAAAGCGGCGGGCCTCCCGCTGTACGAGCGGCTCGTGGTGCACGCGCACATCATGGCCGAGGACGGCCGCAAGATGGGCAAGAGCCTCGGGAACGCCATCGACCCGGTCGAACTGCTGAACACCTACGGCGCGGACGCCGTCCGCTACACCCTGCTGCGCGAAACGAACCTCGGCGCGGACAGCCCCTACGGTGAAGGCATCCTCGTCGCGCGCCTGAACGCCGACCTCGCCAACGACCTCGGCAACCTGCTGTCCCGCACGCTCAGCATGGTCCAGAAGTACCGCGCGGGCGTCCTGCCCGCCCCCGGCCCGCTCGGTGAACGCGAGCGCGGCATCGAGGCGGCCGCGCGTGCCCTGCCGGACCGCGTGCTGGACCTCGCCCGCAGCCTCAAGGTCAACATGGCGCTCGAAGCGGCAATGGAGTTCGTGCGCGACCTCAACCGCTACATCGCCGAGAGCCGCCCCTGGGACCTCGCCAAGTCCTCCGACACCGCCGCGCAGCTCGACACCGTGCTGTACACGGCCGTCGAGGGCCTGCGCGTCGCGAGCGTCCTGCTGGAAGCCGCGATCCCCTCCAAAGCCGCCGCCCTGCGTGAACAGCTCGGCCTGAACGGCCAGAATTACCGCCTGGAAGCCGCGTGGGGCCTGATTCCCGCCGGGACCGTCGTGAAGCCCGGCCCCGTCCTGTTCCCGAAACCCGAACCGAAAGAGACCCCCACCATGACCCCCAACACCACCGACACCGCCAGCCCCGCCAGACCCGCCGCCGCGCCTGCCGCCGAGGCGAGCGCCCCCGCCGCGCCCGACGCGACGCCCGCCCCCGCCCCCACCACGCCCGAGATCAGCATCGACGACTTCGCGCGCATCGACCTGCGCGTCGCCCTCGTCCTCGCCGCCGAAGCGGTCGAGAAGGCCGACAAGCTCCTGAAACTCACCGTGCAGCTCGGCGACGAGGAACGCACCGTCGTCAGCGGTATCCGCAAGTGGTTCGCACCCGAGGACCTCGTGGGCCGCCGCGTCGTGCTCGTCGCGAACCTCAAGCCCGTCAAGCTGCGCGGCATCATGAGCCACGGCATGATCCTCGCCGCCGAGGACGAGCACGGCAACCTCGACCTGATCGGCCCGAACCTCGACCTGCCGTCCGGCACCAAGGTCCGCTGA
- a CDS encoding adenosylcobinamide-GDP ribazoletransferase, translating to MKAPESPLLTHVVRPAHLALTFLTTFPLPHVLEVRDGEFARASGFYPLAGWAVGALAAALLWLPLPLPEGVRAALVLAGWLAATGLLHFDGLVDTSDAVFAMKSPERRLEILRDVHVGAFGLATGALVLLAWWSALGAVRPLEVLAAAVLARTVLLAPMNLFPAARVDSLGARSREGHWPVALLLAAPLLLLPLGPVRVLVAAASALVAALLVARFCASRLGGGINGDVYGACVVAAEVAVLLSFAWGR from the coding sequence ATGAAGGCCCCCGAGTCTCCCCTGCTCACGCACGTCGTGCGTCCCGCGCACCTGGCGCTCACGTTCCTGACGACCTTCCCGCTCCCGCACGTGCTGGAGGTGCGGGACGGGGAGTTCGCGCGGGCGAGCGGGTTCTACCCGCTGGCGGGCTGGGCGGTGGGGGCGCTGGCGGCGGCCCTGCTGTGGCTGCCGCTGCCGCTGCCGGAGGGCGTGCGTGCGGCGCTGGTGCTGGCGGGCTGGCTGGCCGCGACGGGCCTGCTGCACTTCGACGGGCTGGTGGACACGTCGGACGCGGTGTTCGCCATGAAGTCCCCGGAGCGGCGCCTGGAGATCCTGCGGGACGTGCATGTGGGCGCGTTCGGGCTGGCGACGGGCGCGCTCGTGCTGCTCGCGTGGTGGAGTGCGCTGGGCGCGGTGCGGCCGCTGGAGGTGCTGGCGGCGGCGGTGCTGGCGCGCACGGTGCTGCTCGCCCCGATGAACCTCTTCCCGGCGGCGCGCGTGGATTCGCTGGGCGCACGGTCCCGCGAGGGGCACTGGCCGGTCGCGCTGCTGCTGGCGGCCCCGCTGCTGCTGCTGCCGCTCGGGCCGGTGCGGGTGCTGGTGGCGGCCGCGTCGGCGCTGGTGGCGGCGCTGCTCGTCGCTCGGTTCTGCGCGTCGCGGCTGGGCGGCGGCATCAATGGCGACGTGTACGGCGCGTGCGTGGTGGCGGCGGAGGTGGCGGTGCTGCTGTCGTTCGCGTGGGGGCGGTAG
- a CDS encoding histidine phosphatase family protein — MLDLYVVRHAATVPNAERRYPRPGEDAPLSRDGERQAAALRLPRAGTVYVSPARRCLQTAALAGCGDVRVTGELREAEFGVMAGHTWAELEARYGAAPARWTTALGDPRGTDGPPGGESGAAFHARVQGWLDTLPPTGTAVAFTHLGPLLAVLRLTVGLLAAEAPTGTAAHLRRAGTAWWLVSLAPGT, encoded by the coding sequence GTGCTGGACCTGTACGTGGTGCGGCACGCGGCGACCGTCCCGAACGCCGAGCGCCGCTACCCGCGCCCCGGCGAGGACGCGCCGCTCAGCAGGGACGGTGAGCGGCAGGCGGCCGCGCTGCGCCTGCCGCGCGCAGGAACGGTGTACGTGTCGCCCGCGCGGCGCTGCCTGCAGACGGCGGCCCTGGCGGGCTGCGGGGACGTGCGGGTGACGGGAGAGCTGCGCGAGGCGGAGTTCGGGGTGATGGCGGGCCACACCTGGGCGGAACTGGAGGCGCGGTACGGCGCGGCCCCGGCCCGCTGGACGACGGCCCTCGGGGACCCGCGCGGCACGGACGGCCCGCCCGGCGGGGAGAGCGGCGCGGCCTTCCACGCCCGCGTGCAGGGCTGGCTGGACACCCTGCCGCCCACCGGGACGGCCGTGGCCTTCACGCACCTGGGGCCGCTGCTCGCCGTGCTGCGGCTCACGGTGGGCCTGCTCGCGGCCGAAGCGCCGACCGGCACGGCCGCGCACCTGCGGAGGGCCGGGACCGCGTGGTGGCTGGTGTCGCTCGCGCCGGGCACGTGA
- a CDS encoding ABC transporter substrate-binding protein → MSTRTILNPRPLPVRTAALAATLLLGAAHATHYPLTVTDDLGRKVTLTHAPKRIVAMLPSHTETLFAIGAGAQLVGVDRFSNYPKAETAALPKVGSAYAPSLEAIIALKPDLVLADESGGSRLTEKLAAAGLNVYGGTAQSYTEVFQKIAVLGQLTNHEAGATRLITSMRTDLNATTAALRGVPKVSAYYEVSPAPYSVGPDSFIGVLLQKAGGMNVVPGGLGDFPKISPELVVKANPSVMIGLTVQDARNRPGWASLQAVNAGRVYQPTPEEIDALSRPGPRLPVALRVLARLLHPERF, encoded by the coding sequence ATGTCCACCCGCACCATCCTTAACCCCCGCCCGCTGCCCGTACGCACGGCCGCGCTCGCGGCCACGCTGCTGCTCGGCGCGGCGCACGCCACGCACTACCCGCTGACCGTCACGGACGACCTGGGCCGCAAGGTCACGCTCACGCACGCCCCGAAACGCATCGTGGCGATGCTGCCCAGCCACACCGAGACGCTCTTCGCGATCGGGGCGGGCGCGCAGCTCGTCGGGGTGGACAGGTTCAGCAACTACCCGAAGGCCGAGACGGCCGCCCTCCCGAAGGTGGGGAGCGCGTACGCGCCCAGCCTGGAAGCGATCATCGCGCTGAAGCCGGACCTGGTGCTGGCGGACGAGTCGGGCGGGTCGCGCCTCACCGAGAAGCTCGCGGCGGCGGGCCTGAACGTGTACGGCGGGACGGCGCAGTCGTACACCGAGGTCTTCCAGAAGATCGCGGTGCTGGGTCAGCTCACGAACCACGAGGCGGGCGCGACGCGGCTCATCACGTCCATGCGCACCGACCTGAACGCGACGACGGCGGCGCTGCGCGGCGTGCCGAAGGTCAGCGCGTACTACGAGGTGTCGCCCGCGCCGTACTCGGTGGGGCCGGACAGTTTCATCGGGGTGCTGCTGCAGAAGGCGGGCGGCATGAACGTCGTGCCGGGCGGCCTGGGCGACTTCCCGAAGATCTCGCCGGAACTGGTCGTCAAGGCGAACCCGTCCGTGATGATCGGTCTGACCGTGCAGGACGCGCGGAACCGTCCCGGCTGGGCGTCGCTGCAGGCCGTGAACGCGGGCCGGGTGTACCAGCCGACGCCGGAGGAGATCGACGCCCTGTCGCGTCCCGGTCCGCGCCTCCCGGTGGCCCTGAGGGTCCTGGCGCGCCTGCTGCACCCGGAGCGCTTCTGA
- the cobO gene encoding cob(I)yrinic acid a,c-diamide adenosyltransferase, with protein sequence MPDEGTAPLMPDEGNAPTPDGDTAQRREEAMAQLTAQRDAHRKRDGLTRGRRGLVIVNTGNGKGKTTAALGLMLRAHGRGLRVKLFQFIKHENAKFGEHRSLEALGVPFAGLGDGFTWRSQDLENSAAMAAAGWALARDAILSGEHDMVVLDEFTYALKYGWVAWSDVQAALDARDEGVHVVVTGRGALPELVSYADTVTEMQPVKHAYEAGIGAQAGIEH encoded by the coding sequence ATGCCCGACGAAGGCACCGCTCCTCTGATGCCCGACGAAGGCAACGCCCCAACGCCCGACGGGGACACCGCGCAGCGGCGCGAGGAGGCCATGGCGCAGCTCACCGCGCAGCGCGACGCGCACCGCAAGCGGGACGGCCTGACGCGCGGACGGCGGGGCCTCGTGATCGTGAACACCGGGAACGGCAAGGGCAAGACGACCGCCGCGCTTGGTCTGATGCTGCGAGCGCACGGGCGCGGGCTGCGCGTCAAGCTGTTCCAGTTCATCAAGCACGAAAACGCGAAGTTCGGGGAGCACCGCTCGCTGGAGGCGCTCGGCGTGCCGTTCGCGGGGCTGGGCGACGGGTTCACGTGGCGCTCGCAGGACCTGGAGAACAGCGCGGCGATGGCGGCGGCCGGGTGGGCGCTCGCGCGGGACGCGATCCTGAGCGGCGAGCACGACATGGTGGTGCTGGACGAGTTCACGTACGCTCTGAAGTACGGCTGGGTCGCGTGGAGCGACGTGCAGGCGGCCCTGGACGCGCGTGACGAGGGCGTGCACGTCGTCGTGACGGGGCGCGGGGCGCTGCCGGAACTGGTGTCGTACGCGGACACCGTGACCGAGATGCAGCCGGTGAAGCACGCCTACGAGGCAGGCATCGGCGCGCAGGCGGGCATCGAGCACTGA